One window from the genome of Dermacentor silvarum isolate Dsil-2018 chromosome 5, BIME_Dsil_1.4, whole genome shotgun sequence encodes:
- the LOC125945465 gene encoding uncharacterized protein LOC125945465, producing MFKMAKFRICRCVTYACVLVMCRHSAGIFVLNVFHFVYKTLHAMASKKSCVQVHVCACLDTESLPSTVALSSAVLAQRYPLNGCSTVYVLVTCSRDLLAVATLRTIASNGKEQPAVPALFVHEDDERVPLTPCVVYSGHNLEQAEFLHLCVDKERLFMVKNAEEGVIAIMSAFFVLNIVYGPKYFNTSAVLERLFFGLNVIMPSGCYKVCEQSCAGNAKLRFMYVTIRMLA from the exons atgttcaaaatggcgaagttccgaatttgtcgctgtgtgacgtacgcgtgtgtgctcgtgatgtgccgtcatagcgcggggatatttgtgctgaatgtgtttcacttcgtctacaaaactctgcacgcaatggcatcgaagaagtcgtgtgttcaggtgcacgtatgtgcaTGCTTGGATACGGAAAGCCTGCCCTCAACAGTAGCGCTGAGCTCAGCCGTGTTGGCTCAGCGCtaccccctcaacggatgttcaacagtctacgtgctcgtaacttgctcacgag acctccttgctgttgcaactctgaggacaattgcttcaaatgggaaggaacaaccagcagtgccagcgctatttgtacatgaggac gacgagagggttccactcaccccctgtgtggtgtattctggccacaacctggaacaggcagagtttctccacctctgtgtcgacaaggagcggctgttcatggtcaaaaatgcggaggaaggggtcatcgcaatcatgagtgcattttttgtattgaacatagtatatgggcctaaatacttcaacaccagtgcagtactggaacgattgttttttggtttgaatgtaataatgccaagtggttgttacaaagtttgtgaacagagttgtgcaggcaatgcgAAACTGAGGTTCATGTATGTTACCATACGAATGCTAGCCTGA